One genomic region from SAR92 clade bacterium H455 encodes:
- a CDS encoding DUF481 domain-containing protein — translation MQHISSTIRSLFGLVLLATSALCLADQLTLTNGDILNGTMQEKTEDQVLWMSDNFGLLAIDKTRIATLNGAALDAPTAALFSNTYNGDLSFTGGYSSGNIKREDWDLDGDVEWRDGDFRHSSEINFESHSLDGSRPAEQYDLGYGVDWFFQDKWFWSNALSWGANDDRSIDQFYSVGSAIGRQFWDSEITSLSAETGLLWISEDLKDQTKDHRLTWSWAADYRRMLGNNMEIFHRHGLLVALTDMSDSEINADFGLKVPVVANLFTELKLEWTYDNQPALGTRSSDSQLTIGVNYSW, via the coding sequence ATGCAGCATATTTCTTCGACTATCAGATCGTTATTCGGCCTGGTCCTACTTGCTACCTCTGCACTTTGCCTTGCCGATCAACTGACATTGACCAATGGCGACATCCTAAACGGAACCATGCAGGAAAAAACCGAAGACCAGGTGCTGTGGATGTCGGACAACTTTGGTCTGCTGGCCATAGATAAGACGCGTATTGCGACCCTAAATGGCGCGGCCCTAGATGCTCCCACTGCTGCGCTTTTTAGCAACACCTACAACGGCGATCTGTCTTTTACCGGCGGCTATTCTAGCGGCAATATCAAACGTGAAGACTGGGATCTCGACGGCGATGTGGAATGGCGTGACGGTGATTTTCGCCACAGCTCTGAAATCAACTTTGAAAGTCATAGTCTCGACGGTTCCAGACCCGCAGAACAATATGACCTCGGCTACGGTGTCGATTGGTTTTTTCAGGATAAGTGGTTCTGGAGCAATGCCCTGTCTTGGGGGGCCAATGACGATCGCTCTATTGATCAGTTCTACTCAGTAGGTAGCGCCATAGGTCGCCAGTTCTGGGATTCGGAAATTACCTCGCTATCGGCTGAGACCGGTTTGCTATGGATCAGCGAAGACCTTAAAGATCAAACCAAAGACCACCGATTAACCTGGAGTTGGGCGGCAGACTATCGACGCATGCTGGGCAACAATATGGAGATTTTCCACCGCCATGGACTGCTGGTGGCACTGACCGATATGAGTGACTCGGAAATCAATGCCGACTTCGGACTAAAGGTGCCGGTAGTGGCAAATCTGTTTACCGAGCTCAAGCTTGAATGGACCTATGACAATCAGCCAGCACTGGGGACGCGCTCTTCTGACAGCCAGTTGACCATAGGCGTTAACTACAGCTGGTAG
- the gcvH gene encoding glycine cleavage system protein GcvH encodes MSEVPAELKYASSHEWTRLESDGSVVVGITDHAQDALGDVVYIELPEVGAHIDAGSEVAVIESVKAASDIYSPVTGDVTEINPALEDEPESVNSSPYGDGWLFRVMPTDTASMGDLMDAEAYAASVEE; translated from the coding sequence ATGAGCGAAGTCCCAGCAGAATTAAAATACGCCAGCAGTCACGAGTGGACTAGATTGGAAAGCGACGGTAGCGTTGTTGTCGGAATTACCGATCACGCTCAGGATGCGCTAGGCGATGTGGTCTACATAGAGCTGCCCGAAGTGGGCGCCCATATTGACGCCGGTTCTGAAGTTGCCGTGATTGAGTCGGTTAAAGCAGCTTCGGATATTTACTCTCCGGTTACCGGTGATGTGACAGAAATTAACCCGGCACTTGAAGATGAGCCTGAGAGCGTTAATAGCTCTCCCTATGGTGATGGCTGGTTATTCCGTGTTATGCCTACAGATACAGCTAGCATGGGTGATCTGATGGACGCCGAGGCTTATGCAGCCTCTGTAGAAGAATAA
- a CDS encoding HAD-IB family hydrolase: protein MALAIFDLDNTLISGDSDHSWGEFLVSEQLVDAQQFKKTNDQFYADYVAGSLDIFAYLEFSLQPLTEMSMAELDELHKRFMQQVIAPMQLAKAKALLQQHRDAGDRLLIITSTNRFIVEPICHSLGVTEILATDAQIVDGRYSGKIEGVPTYQEGKVVRLNAWLAEQSETLEGSWFYSDSINDLPLLLEVDHAVAVDPCPALQEIAAQKHWQIISLRD from the coding sequence ATGGCACTGGCTATTTTCGACCTCGACAACACATTGATCTCTGGTGACAGCGATCACAGCTGGGGCGAATTTTTAGTCTCTGAGCAGCTTGTTGATGCTCAGCAGTTCAAGAAAACCAATGATCAATTCTACGCTGATTACGTCGCCGGTAGTTTGGATATTTTTGCCTATCTAGAATTTTCTCTGCAGCCATTGACTGAAATGTCCATGGCAGAGCTCGATGAGCTCCATAAGCGCTTTATGCAGCAAGTGATTGCACCTATGCAATTGGCCAAAGCCAAGGCCCTACTGCAACAGCATCGGGATGCCGGCGATCGACTGTTGATTATCACCTCGACCAATCGTTTTATTGTCGAGCCAATCTGCCACAGTTTGGGTGTGACAGAGATTTTGGCCACAGATGCACAAATCGTCGACGGCCGTTATAGCGGCAAGATTGAGGGCGTGCCTACCTATCAAGAGGGCAAGGTCGTGCGACTCAATGCCTGGCTTGCAGAACAGAGCGAGACACTTGAAGGCAGCTGGTTTTACAGTGACTCGATCAATGACCTGCCACTGCTGCTGGAAGTTGATCATGCTGTGGCCGTAGATCCCTGCCCGGCGTTACAAGAAATAGCTGCACAAAAGCACTGGCAGATTATCTCCCTGCGGGACTAA
- the rppH gene encoding RNA pyrophosphohydrolase has product MVDKDGYRSNVAIVIGDGNGRLFWAKRVGQQAWQFPQGGIDHGESVEDALYRELYEEVGLKSGDVKILQRSKRWLRYNIPEQMQRKHSKPLCIGQKQRWFYLQMTCDPASVRFDTSGTPEFDDWQWVNYWYPVNSVISFKRTIYRNALQEFSSANARLQHSFSSKGS; this is encoded by the coding sequence TTGGTTGATAAGGATGGTTATCGCTCCAACGTCGCTATTGTTATAGGTGATGGCAACGGCCGTCTATTCTGGGCAAAGCGAGTTGGCCAGCAGGCTTGGCAGTTCCCCCAGGGTGGCATAGATCACGGCGAGTCCGTTGAGGATGCGCTCTATCGCGAGCTCTACGAAGAAGTCGGCCTCAAATCCGGCGATGTAAAAATCCTCCAGCGCTCCAAGCGCTGGCTGCGCTATAACATTCCCGAGCAGATGCAGCGCAAACACTCGAAGCCTCTGTGTATTGGTCAAAAGCAACGTTGGTTTTATTTACAGATGACCTGCGATCCTGCAAGCGTTCGCTTTGATACCAGTGGCACCCCTGAATTCGATGATTGGCAGTGGGTCAACTACTGGTACCCAGTCAATTCGGTAATCTCCTTTAAGCGCACAATTTATCGCAATGCATTGCAGGAATTTTCTTCTGCCAATGCCCGCTTGCAGCACTCATTCTCTTCTAAGGGCTCCTAA
- the ptsP gene encoding phosphoenolpyruvate--protein phosphotransferase has product MLASLRNIVQEVNSARSLGEVLTIIVKEVRSAMQAGVCSVYLFDESDQRYVLMATEGLRQESIGNVRLAMREGLVGLVAAREEPLNLKDADKHPSFAYFEETGESPFHSFLGVPIIHHRKVLGILVLQQETQRRFESEEEAFVVTVCAQLSGAIAHAEATGALRQLASAGGDRLREALFRGIPSSPGVGIGRVVLVAPTADLKSVPERFATDIPAEIEVFRTALESAKDDMRNLSKGLEGKLSSEEIALFDIYIRMLDDHSLGGEVIAAIVDGQAAQSAWSSVILKHVRTFRKMDDPYLRERAADVNDLGRRVLGYLQRNEKNTQPLPRRIILVGEDLSASALADIPIDRLVGIVSVKGSSNSHMAIVGRALGVPTVMGAVDLPWTEMEGRELIIDGFSGDVISRATRRMRRAYLHRQRQEKLLAKDLERLRDILCVTPDGFSITLWINTGLRQDIALALKSSAEGVGLYRTEIPFFMRSSFPTEDEQTEIYREQLQAFAPNPVTMRTLDIGGDKALPYFPIEEENPFLGWRGIRISLDHPEIFLIQIRAMLRASEGLNNLRIMLPMISSVPELDSAMELIDRACRELIQEEGYNLEKPAIGAMIEVPAAVYQVKEIGRRVDFLSVGTNDLTQYLLAVDRNNPRVADLYHSLHPAVLRALKSIIEQADAVNCQVSVCGEMAGDPLSAVILMGLGYDHLSMSANSLLKVKSMLSQVSKAEAQSLAKRALRMSDAGSVSQLLSDALSRPELVKLYRPAELDEKAGFSDSLTSLKLVK; this is encoded by the coding sequence ATGTTGGCGTCGCTGCGCAATATAGTGCAAGAGGTAAACAGTGCCCGCAGTCTTGGCGAGGTGCTGACAATTATTGTCAAAGAAGTGCGCTCGGCCATGCAGGCCGGTGTCTGTTCGGTTTATTTATTCGACGAATCCGATCAGCGCTATGTGCTGATGGCCACCGAAGGTCTGCGCCAAGAGTCGATTGGCAATGTGCGTTTGGCTATGCGCGAGGGGCTGGTGGGTCTGGTCGCCGCCCGAGAGGAGCCGCTTAATTTAAAAGACGCCGACAAGCATCCGAGCTTTGCCTATTTCGAAGAAACTGGCGAGAGCCCCTTTCACTCTTTTTTGGGTGTGCCAATAATTCATCACCGCAAGGTGCTGGGCATCTTGGTCTTACAGCAGGAAACCCAGAGACGCTTCGAGAGTGAAGAAGAAGCCTTTGTGGTGACTGTCTGCGCCCAGCTGTCGGGAGCCATCGCCCATGCAGAAGCCACCGGCGCACTGCGTCAACTGGCCTCGGCTGGGGGTGACAGGCTTCGCGAAGCATTGTTTCGCGGTATTCCCAGTTCACCTGGTGTGGGTATTGGCCGGGTTGTCTTGGTTGCGCCAACCGCAGATCTCAAGTCAGTTCCCGAACGCTTTGCCACTGACATCCCCGCCGAGATAGAGGTATTCCGCACGGCCCTGGAGTCGGCCAAAGACGATATGCGCAATCTCAGCAAGGGGCTTGAGGGTAAGTTGAGCTCGGAAGAGATCGCGCTGTTTGATATTTATATCCGCATGCTCGATGACCACTCTCTGGGTGGCGAAGTGATCGCGGCAATTGTTGATGGCCAGGCTGCTCAAAGCGCCTGGAGCTCGGTGATACTCAAACATGTGCGCACCTTTCGCAAAATGGATGATCCCTATCTCCGTGAGCGTGCCGCTGACGTAAATGATCTGGGTCGCCGTGTACTGGGTTATCTGCAGCGCAATGAAAAAAATACCCAGCCGCTGCCGCGACGGATTATTTTGGTCGGTGAAGATCTGTCTGCTTCGGCTCTGGCGGATATTCCGATAGACCGCTTGGTAGGCATAGTGTCGGTTAAAGGTTCGAGCAACTCCCATATGGCGATTGTCGGTCGCGCCCTAGGCGTACCCACAGTGATGGGCGCAGTTGATTTGCCCTGGACCGAGATGGAAGGCCGCGAGTTAATTATTGATGGCTTTAGCGGCGATGTAATCAGCCGCGCGACCCGCCGTATGCGTCGCGCCTATCTGCATCGTCAGCGCCAGGAAAAGCTGCTGGCCAAGGACCTTGAAAGACTCCGTGATATTCTCTGTGTCACCCCGGATGGATTCTCCATTACCCTGTGGATTAATACTGGTCTGCGTCAGGATATTGCCCTGGCCTTAAAAAGCAGTGCCGAAGGTGTGGGTCTTTACCGCACTGAAATTCCGTTTTTTATGCGTTCGAGCTTTCCCACGGAAGATGAGCAAACCGAAATCTATCGCGAGCAATTGCAGGCTTTTGCGCCTAATCCAGTGACTATGCGGACATTAGATATAGGTGGCGATAAAGCGTTGCCCTACTTCCCCATTGAAGAGGAAAACCCCTTTCTCGGCTGGCGCGGTATTCGTATCTCACTCGATCACCCAGAGATCTTTCTGATTCAGATTCGCGCCATGTTGCGCGCCAGTGAGGGGCTCAATAATCTGCGTATTATGCTACCCATGATCAGCAGTGTGCCTGAGCTGGACAGCGCCATGGAGCTGATCGACAGAGCCTGTAGGGAGCTCATACAAGAGGAGGGCTATAATCTTGAAAAGCCCGCCATCGGCGCGATGATCGAAGTGCCGGCAGCGGTCTATCAAGTCAAAGAGATCGGTCGGCGGGTAGATTTTCTCTCTGTAGGCACTAACGATTTGACTCAGTATCTACTCGCTGTAGACCGTAATAATCCGCGGGTTGCAGACCTTTATCACTCCCTGCATCCAGCGGTTTTGCGCGCTTTAAAAAGTATTATTGAGCAGGCCGATGCGGTGAACTGTCAGGTCAGTGTTTGTGGTGAGATGGCCGGTGATCCCCTCTCAGCGGTTATACTAATGGGTTTGGGTTACGACCACCTATCTATGAGTGCCAACAGCTTGCTAAAAGTGAAATCTATGCTCAGTCAGGTGTCAAAAGCCGAGGCTCAGAGTTTGGCCAAACGCGCGCTGCGCATGTCTGACGCGGGTTCTGTTTCTCAATTACTCTCTGATGCTCTCAGTCGACCAGAGCTGGTGAAGCTCTATCGCCCAGCCGAGCTTGATGAGAAGGCCGGCTTTTCAGACAGTTTGACTAGCCTTAAGCTGGTTAAATAG
- a CDS encoding NRDE family protein, with protein MCLLAIAFNHRPDIALAVCSNRDEFYQRPTLPMHWWQDMPVLAGRDKKEGGTWMGLSHSGRFAAVTNFRDFSKPGFHEARPKSRGNLVTDFLCSQASAQSWVDSVLESLDLYGGFNLLIYDGEQLLYLNNFNNQVRSLEPGIYALSNHLLDSPWPKVDYARQRLTETLGDQRNNQQIFDDLLGLLEKNQNYPDHLLPDTGVSADWERRLSSAFIVAEDYGTRASTSIVLSNSGSSVAEQTYIKGIAEQSEIFTF; from the coding sequence ATGTGCCTACTTGCGATCGCCTTTAATCACCGCCCAGATATCGCTCTCGCCGTCTGTTCAAATCGCGATGAGTTCTATCAGCGTCCAACTCTGCCCATGCATTGGTGGCAGGATATGCCTGTGCTGGCCGGTCGCGATAAGAAGGAGGGGGGAACCTGGATGGGGCTCTCCCACAGTGGCCGTTTCGCCGCGGTGACCAACTTTAGAGACTTCTCTAAGCCAGGGTTTCACGAGGCGCGACCCAAATCACGGGGCAACCTAGTAACTGATTTTCTCTGCTCCCAGGCCTCGGCTCAGAGCTGGGTGGATTCGGTGCTTGAGAGTTTGGATCTGTATGGCGGATTTAATCTGCTAATTTACGATGGCGAGCAACTGCTCTATTTGAATAATTTCAATAACCAGGTCCGCAGTCTTGAGCCCGGCATTTATGCCCTGAGCAATCATCTGTTGGACAGCCCATGGCCGAAGGTTGACTACGCTCGGCAACGGCTCACAGAGACCCTGGGCGATCAGCGCAATAATCAACAAATATTCGACGATCTGTTGGGCCTTCTAGAGAAAAATCAAAACTATCCCGACCACTTGCTCCCCGATACCGGCGTCTCCGCAGACTGGGAGCGACGTCTGTCCTCAGCGTTTATTGTTGCAGAAGATTACGGCACCAGGGCATCAACCTCGATTGTGCTTTCTAACTCAGGCAGCAGTGTTGCCGAACAGACTTATATAAAAGGTATTGCAGAGCAGAGCGAGATATTTACTTTTTAA
- the lgt gene encoding prolipoprotein diacylglyceryl transferase, with protein MLNYPQIDPVALSLGPFELAGTVIGPLQVHWYGIMYLLAFTCAWLLASRNSQRPWSPIVKTQVEDLIVFGAWGVILGGRFGYMLFYSADKWLADPGMIFRIWEGGMSFHGGLLGVALALMLYARKHKLSFLSLADFVVPLVPAGLFFGRLGNFVGQELWGRPTDLSWGMLFPADPEQLARHPSQLYEAFLEGAVLFLIINWYARKPRLFGEVSGLFLILYGAFRFAVEFVRQPDPQFALDSGAAELLGWMTRGQTLCVPMILFGLWLMRKSLRALVSRKA; from the coding sequence ATGCTAAATTATCCACAGATCGACCCAGTCGCGCTGTCACTAGGACCGTTTGAATTGGCGGGTACGGTTATTGGTCCACTGCAGGTGCACTGGTATGGCATTATGTACCTGTTGGCGTTCACCTGTGCTTGGTTATTGGCAAGTCGCAACAGCCAGCGTCCCTGGTCGCCGATCGTTAAAACCCAGGTTGAAGATCTGATTGTGTTTGGTGCCTGGGGGGTGATTCTCGGCGGCCGTTTTGGCTATATGCTGTTTTACAGCGCCGACAAATGGCTCGCCGATCCTGGTATGATTTTTCGCATCTGGGAAGGTGGTATGTCATTCCATGGCGGCCTGCTCGGCGTTGCCCTTGCCCTTATGCTCTATGCGCGCAAGCATAAACTCTCGTTTCTCAGCCTTGCTGACTTTGTTGTGCCGTTGGTGCCAGCGGGCCTGTTCTTTGGTCGCCTGGGGAACTTTGTCGGTCAGGAGCTCTGGGGCCGTCCCACTGATCTGTCTTGGGGCATGCTGTTCCCTGCTGACCCAGAGCAATTGGCGCGCCACCCTTCGCAATTGTATGAAGCCTTTCTCGAGGGCGCGGTGCTGTTCTTGATTATCAACTGGTATGCCAGAAAGCCACGTCTATTTGGCGAAGTCTCGGGCCTGTTTTTAATTCTCTACGGCGCCTTCCGCTTTGCTGTTGAGTTTGTCCGCCAGCCAGATCCCCAGTTTGCTCTAGATTCAGGTGCGGCGGAGTTGCTCGGTTGGATGACTCGCGGTCAGACTCTCTGTGTGCCGATGATTCTCTTCGGTCTCTGGTTAATGCGCAAATCCCTGCGCGCACTTGTCAGCCGCAAGGCATAA
- the thyA gene encoding thymidylate synthase, with product MQQYLDLIKHIRDHGVKKEDRTGTGTQSIFGYQMRFDLSKGFPLVTTKKVHLKSILHELLWFIRGDTNIRYLVENGVGIWNDWPYQNWLRETDQEAAYPMYSPEWNTKKTEFVQRIKDDDGFAQQYGDLGPVYGHQWRNFEGVDQLAQVVEEIKTNPDSRRLIVSAWNPKDIPVMVKSGLPPCHSLFQFYVTEGRLSCQLYQRSADVFLGVPFNIASYAILTLMIAQVCGLKPGDFVHTFGDAHLYSNHMDQVEELFSRETYPLPTLAINADVDNLFDFVFDDFELLDYQSHGPISAPVAV from the coding sequence ATGCAACAATATTTAGATTTAATTAAACATATTCGCGATCACGGCGTTAAAAAAGAAGATCGCACCGGCACCGGTACCCAGAGTATCTTTGGCTATCAGATGCGCTTTGATTTGAGCAAGGGCTTTCCCTTGGTGACCACTAAAAAAGTTCACCTCAAATCCATACTCCATGAACTGCTGTGGTTTATTCGCGGCGATACCAATATTCGCTACCTGGTTGAAAATGGCGTCGGCATCTGGAATGACTGGCCCTACCAGAACTGGCTGCGCGAGACTGACCAAGAAGCGGCCTACCCTATGTATTCGCCGGAGTGGAACACAAAAAAGACGGAGTTTGTTCAGCGCATTAAGGACGACGATGGGTTTGCTCAGCAGTACGGCGATCTGGGACCTGTGTACGGTCATCAGTGGCGCAACTTTGAAGGCGTAGATCAGCTTGCTCAGGTGGTTGAAGAGATCAAAACCAACCCCGATTCGCGACGCTTAATAGTGTCGGCATGGAATCCAAAAGATATTCCGGTAATGGTTAAATCGGGTCTACCGCCCTGTCACAGCCTATTCCAGTTTTATGTCACCGAGGGGCGTCTCTCCTGTCAGCTCTATCAGCGCAGTGCCGACGTGTTTCTCGGGGTGCCGTTTAATATTGCCTCCTATGCCATATTGACCCTGATGATTGCCCAGGTATGCGGTCTTAAGCCTGGTGATTTCGTCCACACCTTTGGCGATGCACACCTCTACAGCAACCATATGGATCAGGTGGAGGAGCTGTTCTCCCGCGAGACTTATCCGCTGCCGACGCTGGCGATCAATGCCGATGTCGACAACCTATTTGATTTTGTTTTTGACGACTTTGAATTGCTCGACTATCAGAGTCATGGACCCATTTCTGCACCTGTAGCGGTCTGA
- a CDS encoding dihydrofolate reductase: MQVSLIVAVSRNGVIGLNNQLPWHLPEDLKYFKSVTMGKPLIMGRKTYDSIGRPLPGRTNIVITRDPEWRAEGVQVAQTLLQAMTLARLACADAGAEEIMVIGGEQIYRLTLPVADRLYLTEVQAQVEGDAFFPDYDLEQWHQVSEQLPEKTDTHPYRYLVLERKPS; the protein is encoded by the coding sequence ATGCAAGTATCTTTGATTGTGGCCGTAAGCCGTAACGGTGTAATTGGTCTGAATAATCAGCTGCCCTGGCATTTACCAGAAGACCTCAAATACTTTAAGTCTGTGACCATGGGCAAGCCCTTGATTATGGGCCGCAAGACCTATGACTCCATTGGCCGACCTCTTCCCGGGCGCACTAACATAGTGATCACCCGCGACCCTGAATGGCGAGCCGAAGGTGTTCAGGTTGCGCAAACCTTGCTCCAGGCCATGACTCTGGCGCGTTTAGCTTGCGCTGATGCTGGGGCCGAAGAAATTATGGTGATTGGCGGCGAGCAAATCTATCGCCTGACATTGCCGGTTGCCGACCGCCTCTACCTAACTGAAGTTCAGGCTCAAGTAGAGGGCGATGCATTCTTCCCCGACTATGATTTAGAGCAATGGCATCAGGTCAGTGAGCAGTTACCTGAGAAAACCGACACCCATCCCTACAGATATCTGGTCTTGGAACGAAAGCCCAGTTAG
- a CDS encoding DUF3450 domain-containing protein, with translation MKKQPLKALALCAVLAGGLTAVAVQATEVSEVLKAGAVKVQAAKTAQEKVDRIADQTDGLLQEFKQVNKQIESLRVYNSQLERQIESQKQMMAELVESIENATVIERGISPLMENMLKALRTFVELDVPFKTEMRAEAVEALFDNLDSAKFSSAEKFRQILEIYDIESEYSLSLETYRDLIDINADGSEVEVDMLRVGRVALMYQTKDKSQTGAWNKATGSWETLGSDYRRPVDQGIRIAKKLAPQDVMEMPINAPETAQ, from the coding sequence ATGAAAAAGCAACCACTAAAAGCACTGGCCTTATGCGCCGTACTTGCCGGTGGCTTAACTGCAGTTGCAGTTCAGGCTACAGAAGTAAGTGAAGTGTTAAAAGCAGGAGCCGTTAAGGTTCAAGCCGCGAAAACAGCCCAGGAAAAAGTTGATCGCATCGCCGATCAAACCGACGGTCTGTTACAAGAATTCAAGCAAGTGAACAAGCAGATTGAGAGTCTGCGTGTTTATAACTCACAGCTTGAGCGCCAGATCGAAAGCCAGAAGCAAATGATGGCAGAGCTCGTTGAGTCGATTGAGAATGCTACTGTTATCGAGCGCGGTATATCGCCTTTAATGGAAAACATGCTCAAGGCACTGCGCACCTTTGTTGAGCTGGACGTTCCCTTCAAGACTGAAATGCGCGCTGAAGCTGTCGAAGCACTTTTCGATAACCTCGATAGCGCCAAGTTCTCTTCAGCTGAAAAATTCCGTCAGATCCTCGAAATCTACGATATCGAGTCTGAGTACAGCCTGTCTCTTGAAACCTACCGCGATCTCATTGATATCAACGCTGATGGTTCTGAGGTTGAAGTAGACATGTTGCGCGTCGGCCGTGTTGCCCTGATGTATCAAACTAAAGATAAGTCACAGACTGGTGCTTGGAACAAAGCTACTGGCTCTTGGGAAACTCTGGGTTCTGATTACCGTCGCCCTGTAGACCAAGGCATTCGCATCGCTAAGAAATTAGCGCCGCAGGATGTTATGGAAATGCCAATTAACGCTCCGGAGACTGCACAATGA
- a CDS encoding MotA/TolQ/ExbB proton channel family protein translates to MKLKFIKVCAAFLAAAVSMPALTQEAKSLEELLNMIQSSKISETQEYRDREADFKRDQRKQDAELTKAKNTKTAEERRSDRLEQTIRDNELKLIGLREQRDKRLGSLKELFGHLTGAAGDIRANLTQSVVSAQIPGRTEFLDELIEKMSSDTRLPSIMDIEKLWFEQQREMNESGRVVKFNRTVLRADGSQEEMEVVRVGTYNLMANGMYLEYSPESGLVSELARQPSGHQGSAADLQEAVSGFTKVGLDPTGPLGGGLLRALINTPTLVERWHFGGIVGYVITGVFVVAILLAIWRFIFLQGVSSRVSAQLRTPGTADLTNPLGRVLAVAQANPGLDPESLELKLHEAVLKERPAIESGLSLLKIIAMVAPLLGLLGTVTGMIITFQMITLFGAGDPKAMAGGISQALITTVLGLVVAIPTVLMHTLVNGKAQRVLHILEEQSAGIVAGSVEGR, encoded by the coding sequence ATGAAACTGAAATTCATTAAAGTTTGTGCCGCTTTCTTAGCTGCTGCAGTAAGCATGCCAGCGCTAACACAGGAAGCTAAATCACTCGAAGAACTGCTGAACATGATTCAGAGTTCAAAGATTTCTGAAACTCAGGAATATCGTGATCGTGAAGCTGACTTCAAGCGCGACCAGCGCAAGCAGGACGCAGAGCTTACTAAAGCGAAGAATACCAAGACTGCTGAAGAGCGTCGTTCTGATCGTCTGGAACAGACTATCCGTGACAACGAACTGAAGCTTATCGGTCTGCGTGAGCAGCGTGATAAGCGCCTCGGCTCTCTGAAGGAGTTATTTGGGCACCTGACTGGCGCCGCCGGTGATATCCGCGCGAATCTAACTCAGTCTGTCGTAAGTGCTCAGATTCCTGGCCGTACCGAATTCCTCGATGAGTTGATTGAGAAGATGAGCAGTGACACTCGCTTGCCTTCTATCATGGACATTGAGAAGTTGTGGTTCGAGCAGCAGCGTGAAATGAACGAAAGTGGCCGTGTTGTTAAGTTTAACCGCACTGTACTGCGCGCTGATGGTTCACAAGAAGAAATGGAAGTTGTCCGTGTTGGTACTTACAACCTGATGGCTAACGGCATGTACCTAGAATACAGCCCAGAGAGTGGTCTGGTATCGGAGCTGGCGCGTCAGCCTTCTGGTCACCAGGGCAGCGCTGCAGATCTGCAAGAAGCAGTGAGTGGCTTTACCAAGGTGGGTCTGGATCCTACAGGACCACTGGGTGGCGGCTTGTTGCGCGCACTGATCAATACACCAACTCTGGTTGAGCGCTGGCACTTCGGCGGCATCGTAGGTTACGTCATCACTGGTGTATTCGTTGTCGCAATTCTGTTGGCCATCTGGCGCTTCATCTTCTTGCAAGGTGTCTCTTCTAGAGTATCTGCACAGCTTCGTACTCCTGGCACTGCTGATCTAACCAACCCATTGGGTCGCGTTCTCGCAGTGGCACAAGCCAACCCAGGTTTGGATCCAGAGTCTCTGGAGCTGAAGCTCCACGAAGCGGTACTTAAAGAACGTCCGGCTATTGAGTCTGGTCTGAGCTTGCTCAAAATCATCGCCATGGTTGCACCGCTACTTGGTCTGTTGGGTACGGTTACCGGTATGATTATTACCTTCCAGATGATTACTCTGTTTGGCGCTGGCGATCCTAAGGCTATGGCCGGCGGTATCTCTCAGGCACTGATTACAACAGTACTCGGCCTGGTAGTAGCTATCCCAACTGTATTGATGCACACATTGGTCAATGGCAAAGCACAGCGTGTTCTGCATATACTTGAAGAGCAGAGTGCAGGAATTGTTGCTGGTTCAGTAGAGGGTCGCTGA
- a CDS encoding MotA/TolQ/ExbB proton channel family protein produces the protein MFFVDTMAEVGKFMDSGGMVLWAIVVLLFVMWTLLFERMWYLKSSVSQDVQFALDSWEERSERKSKRARQIREKLISEVSVKIDENIMMIKTLVALAPLFGLLGTVTGMIVVFDVMAFTGGGDAKAMAGGVSQATVPTMSGMVAALSGVFGMTYVERAAEREKHLLEDHLTMDH, from the coding sequence ATGTTCTTCGTTGATACTATGGCAGAAGTTGGAAAGTTCATGGATTCAGGCGGCATGGTTCTTTGGGCCATTGTCGTCCTGCTGTTCGTGATGTGGACTCTCCTTTTCGAGCGCATGTGGTATCTCAAATCCAGCGTCAGTCAAGATGTTCAATTCGCACTTGATTCTTGGGAGGAGCGCTCTGAGCGCAAATCTAAGCGCGCACGTCAGATCAGAGAAAAGCTGATTTCTGAAGTGAGCGTCAAGATCGATGAGAACATTATGATGATCAAAACTTTGGTTGCCCTTGCCCCGCTATTTGGGTTGCTGGGTACGGTAACCGGAATGATCGTGGTATTTGACGTAATGGCATTTACTGGTGGCGGTGACGCCAAGGCGATGGCAGGTGGTGTTTCTCAGGCGACTGTACCGACAATGTCGGGCATGGTTGCCGCGCTCTCTGGTGTATTCGGCATGACCTATGTCGAACGTGCTGCAGAGCGTGAGAAGCATTTGCTGGAAGATCATCTAACCATGGATCACTAA